In Thamnophis elegans isolate rThaEle1 chromosome 4, rThaEle1.pri, whole genome shotgun sequence, the following proteins share a genomic window:
- the TXNDC17 gene encoding thioredoxin domain-containing protein 17 has protein sequence MGWEEISVHGYEEFVRVAREQQKRGQVFVYFSGDKDPASGTSWCPDCVKAEPIVRAELTNLPDGSIFIYCQVGPRDYWKDPNNEFKKNLKLTGVPTLLKYGTPEKLVEEECFKSNLVQMLFTED, from the exons ATGGGCTGGGAAGAAATCTCTGTGCACGGGTACGAGGAATTCGTTCGGGTCGCCCGCGAACAGCAAAAGCGCGGCCAAGTATTCGTGTATTTTAGCGGTGACAAGGATCCAGCCAGCGGTACTAGTTGGTGCCCAGATTGTGTTAAGG ctGAACCTATTGTACGAGCTGAACTCACAAACCTGCCAGATGGATCTATATTCATTTACTGCCAAGTAGGGCCCAGAGACTA CTGGAAAGATCCCAATAATGAATTCAAGAAGAATCTTAAGTTAACTGGTGTACCTACACTTCTCAAATATGGAACT CCCGAGAAGCTCGTGGAAGAAGAATGCTTTAAATCTAACCTTGTGCAAATGCTGTTTACAGAGGACTAA
- the MED31 gene encoding mediator of RNA polymerase II transcription subunit 31 — MEGDDTGNRLRFQLELEFVQCLANPNYLNFLAQRGYFKDKAFVNYLKYLLYWKEPEYAKYLKYPQCLHMLELLQYEHFRKELVNAQCAKFIDEQQILHWQHYSRKRMRLQQALAEQQQQQQQNSTSVK, encoded by the exons ATGATACTGGAAACAGACTTCGTTTCCAGCTAGAGCTGGAATTTGTGCAGTGTCTGGCAAACCCCAATTACCTCAATT TTCTTGCCCAGAGAGGATACTTCAAAGACAAAGCATttgtaaattatttaaaatacttgCTCTATTGGAAGGAACCAGAGTATGCCAAATacctaaa GTATCCCCAATGCCTACATATGCTAGAACTGCTCCAATATGAACATTTCCGTAAAGAACTGGTGAATGCACAATGTGCAAAATTCATTGATGAGCAACAGATACTCCACTGGCAGCACTATTCCCGCAAGCGGATGCGCCTCCAGCAGGCCCTTgcagaacagcagcagcagcaacagcagaacAGCACCTCTGTCAAGTGA